In one window of Desulfovibrio sp. DNA:
- a CDS encoding ABC transporter permease: protein MLLVKLAIRNAFRHRLRSLLTILGVMVAILAFGLLRTVIDAWYSGVESSSANRLVTRNAISMTFSLPLAYREKIRAVPGVTQVCPGNWFGGIYIDEKNFFANFAYEPQTLLELYPEFVIDDAGQKADFLKDRKGCLVGAKLAKRFGWKVGDSVTLRGTIFPGDWSMTVRAIYRGGRANTDETQFFFHWAYLDETMRVNYPQRAGQVGFYLVGIKEADKAADISRAVDAQFVNSLAETLTETEKSFQMSFVSMSEAIILAIRLVSVVVVLIILAVAANTMAMSARERTGEYAVLKTLGFRASTVAVLIAGEALVISLSGAALGLVLIGPCASAFGTFMTDFFPVFAVSDETILWGMLAGLAVGVLSGIYPAWYAARVRIAVALRKVG, encoded by the coding sequence GTGTTGCTGGTCAAGCTGGCCATTAGGAACGCCTTCCGCCACAGACTGCGCTCGCTTCTGACCATTCTTGGGGTCATGGTGGCCATCCTGGCCTTCGGCCTTTTGCGCACTGTCATCGACGCCTGGTATTCCGGAGTGGAATCCAGTTCCGCCAATCGTCTGGTCACTCGCAACGCCATCTCAATGACCTTCTCCCTGCCTCTGGCGTACAGGGAAAAGATAAGGGCGGTGCCAGGGGTAACGCAGGTCTGCCCCGGCAATTGGTTCGGCGGCATCTACATCGACGAGAAGAACTTCTTCGCCAACTTCGCCTACGAGCCCCAGACGCTCCTGGAACTCTACCCTGAATTTGTCATCGACGATGCGGGACAGAAGGCGGATTTTCTGAAGGATCGAAAAGGATGTCTCGTCGGGGCAAAGCTCGCCAAGCGTTTCGGTTGGAAAGTAGGGGATAGCGTCACACTTCGCGGAACAATCTTCCCTGGTGACTGGAGTATGACCGTGAGGGCCATCTACCGGGGAGGGCGGGCCAACACGGATGAAACCCAGTTTTTTTTCCACTGGGCCTATCTGGATGAAACCATGCGGGTGAATTATCCCCAGCGGGCCGGACAGGTGGGCTTTTATCTTGTGGGAATAAAGGAAGCGGACAAGGCCGCTGACATTTCCCGCGCCGTGGACGCCCAGTTTGTCAACTCACTCGCCGAAACGCTCACGGAAACAGAAAAATCCTTCCAGATGAGCTTCGTGTCCATGTCCGAGGCCATAATTCTGGCCATCAGGCTGGTCAGCGTTGTTGTTGTGCTCATAATCCTGGCCGTGGCGGCCAACACCATGGCCATGTCCGCCAGGGAACGTACGGGTGAGTATGCGGTTCTCAAAACTCTGGGCTTTCGCGCTTCAACAGTGGCCGTGCTCATAGCTGGAGAAGCTCTGGTGATAAGCCTTTCCGGGGCGGCTTTGGGCCTGGTTCTCATTGGACCTTGCGCCAGCGCTTTCGGGACATTCATGACCGATTTCTTCCCGGTATTCGCAGTGTCGGACGAGACCATCCTGTGGGGCATGCTCGCCGGTCTTGCGGTGGGAGTGCTGTCGGGTATCTATCCTGCCTGGTACGCGGCCCGGGTGCGCATAGCTGTCGCTCTGCGGAAGGTTGGATAG
- a CDS encoding ABC transporter ATP-binding protein has translation MLIEIRGLTKTYQRGGQVIPVLADISFDIERGEFLALMGPSGSGKSTLLNCLAGIDRVDSGSIAVNSQDITLLGETELAEWRSQSVGFIFQFYNLIPVLTALENVELPLLLTSLSGRERREHAEHALAAVGLGDRMDHYPAQLSGGQQQRVAIARAIVTDPDILVADEPTGDLDRVSAEEILGLLERLNVELGKTIIMVTHDPRAAQQAHIQLQLDKGELSRVAGQAGH, from the coding sequence ATCCTGATCGAAATCAGAGGGCTCACAAAAACCTACCAGCGCGGCGGACAAGTGATCCCGGTACTAGCAGACATCTCCTTCGACATCGAACGCGGGGAGTTCCTGGCTCTCATGGGGCCTTCGGGTTCTGGCAAGTCCACACTGCTCAACTGCCTGGCAGGCATCGACCGGGTCGATTCAGGCAGCATCGCAGTCAACAGCCAGGATATTACCCTGCTCGGCGAAACGGAGCTGGCCGAGTGGCGAAGCCAGAGCGTTGGCTTCATCTTCCAGTTCTACAATCTCATCCCGGTGCTCACCGCCTTGGAGAATGTTGAACTGCCCTTGCTGCTCACAAGCCTTTCTGGGCGCGAGCGGCGCGAACACGCTGAGCATGCTCTGGCGGCGGTGGGATTGGGCGACCGCATGGACCATTACCCGGCCCAACTCTCGGGCGGCCAGCAGCAAAGGGTGGCCATTGCCCGGGCCATAGTCACCGACCCTGACATCCTGGTTGCGGACGAGCCAACAGGAGATCTGGACCGGGTGAGCGCCGAGGAGATTCTTGGGCTTCTTGAGCGCTTGAACGTCGAGCTTGGCAAGACAATCATCATGGTCACTCATGATCCCCGCGCTGCCCAGCAGGCCCATATCCAGCTCCAGCTGGACAAGGGGGAGCTCTCCCGTGTTGCTGGTCAAGCTGGCCATTAG
- a CDS encoding efflux RND transporter periplasmic adaptor subunit, which translates to MNQDLGNLRINRSASPQQPARRKIGRWVWVLAAAIVLLSAWWIMPRKYEVETAQAGLVYPTRSFTLVNATGYVVADRKAAVAAKVTSTLIWLGVEEGNRVKAGQLIAKLEALDVSAALVKAQADLNAAEFNVDVAKAELADSKLNLDRFKKLVDQALVARADYDTAVARYHKAKGAYGNAVRQVASFTAALDVARAQAGYTEIRAPFDAVVLTKSADVGDIVTPIGASTTSKASVVTLADLGSLQVEADVSESNLAKVRTGQPTEIMLDAFGEERFPGYVHMVVPTADKTKATVMVKVRFDTLDPRVLPQMSAKVAFLERAPSSEERNPRLAVPLKAVVGVASGKAVFVVRDGVARLALVKDGMALGDMLEIVEGIQPGDRVVLSPPSSLKDGDKIAAATK; encoded by the coding sequence ATGAACCAGGATCTCGGAAATCTTCGCATAAACCGTTCCGCTTCACCGCAGCAGCCCGCTCGGAGAAAGATTGGCCGGTGGGTTTGGGTGCTGGCTGCAGCAATAGTGCTCTTGAGCGCGTGGTGGATCATGCCCCGCAAGTACGAAGTGGAAACGGCCCAGGCCGGACTTGTCTACCCAACGAGGTCCTTCACCCTGGTGAACGCAACTGGTTACGTTGTGGCCGACCGCAAGGCCGCCGTGGCCGCAAAGGTCACCAGCACCTTGATATGGCTCGGGGTGGAGGAAGGAAACCGAGTGAAGGCCGGACAGCTGATCGCCAAGCTTGAAGCCCTGGACGTGTCTGCCGCCTTGGTCAAGGCCCAGGCCGACTTGAATGCCGCTGAATTCAACGTGGATGTGGCCAAGGCCGAGCTTGCCGATTCCAAACTCAACCTCGACCGGTTCAAGAAGCTCGTGGACCAGGCCTTGGTGGCTCGGGCTGATTACGACACCGCAGTGGCTCGCTACCATAAGGCCAAGGGAGCCTACGGCAACGCGGTGCGGCAGGTGGCTTCTTTCACGGCCGCCTTGGATGTGGCAAGAGCCCAGGCGGGCTACACCGAGATACGGGCTCCCTTTGACGCGGTTGTGCTCACCAAGAGCGCCGATGTGGGCGACATCGTGACTCCCATCGGCGCCTCCACCACATCCAAAGCCTCGGTTGTTACCCTTGCGGACCTTGGGTCTTTGCAGGTCGAGGCAGATGTGTCCGAATCCAATTTGGCCAAGGTGCGGACGGGTCAGCCCACGGAGATCATGCTGGACGCTTTCGGCGAGGAGCGCTTCCCGGGCTATGTGCACATGGTGGTGCCCACTGCGGACAAGACCAAGGCAACGGTCATGGTCAAGGTTCGTTTCGACACGCTCGACCCCCGGGTGCTCCCCCAGATGAGCGCCAAGGTGGCCTTTCTGGAGCGTGCGCCATCGTCGGAAGAAAGAAACCCCCGATTGGCGGTGCCACTGAAGGCAGTGGTGGGAGTTGCCTCTGGCAAAGCCGTGTTTGTGGTGAGGGACGGGGTGGCCCGATTGGCTCTGGTAAAGGATGGAATGGCTCTTGGAGATATGCTGGAGATTGTCGAAGGTATACAGCCAGGTGACCGGGTGGTCCTTTCCCCACCGTCCTCGTTAAAGGACGGCGACAAGATAGCGGCGGCCACAAAGTGA
- a CDS encoding tetratricopeptide repeat protein produces MAQQNTKKTPAQPLRGVFSTETVTTVGFGATKRRVKQAVHVFAVETSDGMIEYQPLSTQYVPLNEKHQITKEELFEKFIPAPHIYHDKVLPALAALERVVDNADRCREQDQLFTAEFEYKNALRIDENHIRASFGLGLTYLERGDAPNADIVFRKLSRLEGTFSPDYKHLFNEFGIQLRKNGMYSQALGHYAKALKLSPTDEHLLYNLARALYEKGRAVPAGKMIARALDVRPDFPEAEKFLTFLKKKAAQAKTAHAKSTPGAKSSHPAKPEGA; encoded by the coding sequence ATGGCTCAGCAAAACACCAAAAAAACCCCCGCGCAGCCCTTACGCGGGGTCTTTTCCACCGAGACCGTCACCACGGTCGGCTTCGGCGCAACCAAACGCAGGGTCAAGCAAGCGGTTCATGTGTTCGCGGTGGAAACATCTGACGGCATGATCGAATACCAACCGCTGAGCACGCAGTACGTTCCCTTGAATGAAAAGCATCAGATAACCAAGGAAGAGCTCTTCGAGAAATTCATCCCTGCCCCGCACATATACCACGACAAGGTCCTCCCCGCCCTGGCCGCGCTGGAACGGGTAGTGGACAACGCGGACCGTTGCCGCGAGCAGGACCAGCTCTTTACCGCCGAATTCGAATACAAGAACGCCTTGCGCATAGACGAAAACCACATCCGTGCTTCTTTTGGCCTCGGCCTCACCTACCTGGAGCGGGGAGACGCGCCCAACGCGGATATCGTATTCCGCAAACTGTCCAGGCTCGAAGGGACATTTAGCCCTGACTACAAACACCTTTTCAACGAATTCGGCATACAGCTCCGCAAAAACGGCATGTATTCCCAGGCTCTCGGCCACTACGCCAAGGCCCTCAAGTTAAGCCCGACGGACGAGCACCTGCTCTACAACCTTGCCAGGGCCCTTTATGAAAAAGGCCGCGCCGTTCCTGCCGGCAAAATGATCGCCCGAGCCCTGGATGTCCGCCCCGACTTTCCAGAGGCAGAGAAGTTCCTCACTTTCTTGAAAAAGAAAGCCGCCCAGGCCAAAACAGCACACGCCAAGTCCACACCCGGCGCGAAATCATCCCACCCGGCAAAGCCGGAGGGCGCATGA
- a CDS encoding amino acid ABC transporter ATP-binding protein gives MIEFKDVHKWYGDFHVLKGIEESVEQGEVLVICGPSGSGKSTLIRCVNRLEEYQRGTINFDGKDIHDRTVDVNLLRAEIGIVFQQFNLYPHLSVLKNVTLAPIKVRKADKSEAERLALDLLERVGIHDQAHKFPAELSGGQQQRVAIARALAMRPKVMLFDEPTSALDPEMINEVLNVMKDLARDGMTMLCVTHEMGFAREVADRIIFMDGGEIIESGPPQEFFKNPRHERTRAFLKEIL, from the coding sequence ATGATAGAATTCAAGGATGTCCACAAGTGGTACGGGGATTTCCACGTGCTCAAGGGCATCGAGGAATCAGTCGAGCAGGGCGAGGTCCTGGTCATCTGCGGCCCCTCCGGTTCGGGTAAATCCACTCTCATCCGGTGTGTGAACCGACTGGAGGAATACCAGCGCGGTACGATCAATTTCGACGGCAAGGACATCCATGACCGCACCGTGGACGTCAACCTGCTGCGCGCCGAAATCGGAATTGTCTTCCAGCAGTTCAATTTGTACCCGCACCTCTCAGTCCTGAAAAACGTTACGTTGGCGCCCATCAAGGTGCGCAAGGCGGACAAGTCTGAAGCCGAACGTCTCGCCCTTGACCTCCTGGAGCGGGTCGGCATCCATGATCAGGCGCACAAATTTCCGGCTGAGCTTTCCGGAGGCCAGCAGCAGCGGGTTGCCATTGCCCGTGCCCTGGCCATGCGCCCCAAGGTCATGCTTTTCGACGAGCCCACCTCCGCTCTCGACCCGGAGATGATCAATGAAGTTCTGAACGTCATGAAGGACCTGGCCCGCGACGGCATGACCATGCTCTGCGTCACCCATGAAATGGGTTTTGCGCGCGAAGTGGCCGACCGCATCATCTTCATGGACGGCGGGGAAATCATCGAGAGCGGGCCGCCCCAAGAGTTCTTCAAGAACCCCAGACACGAGCGCACACGCGCTTTCCTCAAGGAAATCCTCTAA
- a CDS encoding ABC transporter substrate-binding protein: MKRLAVALTAILALALFVSPAFAGKIDDIKKRGTLIAGVKDSQPPFGYVDEKTKQIVGFEIDIMKFLADKLGVKLDVKAVTSSTRIPMLTQGEVDIVAATMTHKKDREGQVDFSITYFMTGQRLLVKKGGPIKGVKDLASKKIGSVKGSTSEQNAKKAEPSATIVSFETYPEAFLALKQGKVEAVTTDEAILVGLKYSDDKPDAWDIVGDYISPEPYGFGLIENDSKFRDFVNISLMEMWESGEYKKVYDKWFGKDTKNYIPLTWTMELWP; this comes from the coding sequence ATGAAACGTCTTGCCGTGGCCCTTACGGCCATTCTGGCCCTGGCCCTTTTTGTTTCCCCCGCCTTTGCGGGCAAGATCGACGACATCAAGAAACGAGGCACCCTGATCGCCGGGGTGAAGGATTCGCAGCCTCCCTTCGGCTACGTTGACGAGAAAACCAAGCAGATCGTCGGCTTTGAAATCGACATCATGAAATTTTTGGCTGACAAACTTGGCGTGAAACTCGACGTCAAGGCCGTCACCTCCTCGACCCGCATCCCAATGCTCACCCAGGGCGAAGTGGACATCGTGGCTGCCACCATGACCCACAAGAAAGACCGCGAGGGTCAGGTGGACTTTTCCATCACCTATTTCATGACCGGTCAACGCCTGCTTGTGAAAAAGGGCGGTCCCATCAAGGGAGTGAAGGACCTTGCCAGCAAAAAGATCGGCTCCGTGAAGGGCTCCACCTCCGAGCAGAACGCCAAGAAAGCAGAGCCTTCCGCCACCATCGTCTCCTTTGAAACCTACCCCGAGGCCTTCCTGGCCCTCAAGCAGGGGAAGGTCGAAGCCGTCACCACCGACGAAGCCATCCTGGTTGGGCTTAAATACTCTGACGACAAGCCCGACGCCTGGGACATCGTGGGCGACTACATCTCCCCCGAGCCTTACGGGTTCGGTCTGATCGAGAACGACTCCAAATTCCGTGACTTCGTCAACATCTCACTGATGGAGATGTGGGAGTCCGGCGAGTACAAAAAGGTCTACGACAAGTGGTTCGGCAAGGACACCAAGAACTACATCCCCCTGACCTGGACCATGGAGCTTTGGCCCTAA
- a CDS encoding amino acid ABC transporter permease, with translation MAYQFDFGLVVSGQYGDWIVDGLVTTLKISGLAIAFSLALGTLVCIMRLSRLKPLEWISWTYIEFFRNTPLLVQIFFWYFGSYTILPEFATNWLNSVDQEFACGVIALTFYTGAFIAEDLRSGIFAIPKTQLEASRACGLTFIQAMGYVILPQAFRIIVPPLISQFLNLIKNSSLVMTIGVAELTYMARQIEAHTFHGLEAFTVTTLIYLTISLTVSFTIQQYNLRVLRTAR, from the coding sequence TTGGCGTATCAATTTGATTTCGGTCTTGTGGTTTCAGGCCAGTACGGCGACTGGATCGTCGACGGCCTTGTAACCACCCTCAAAATATCCGGGCTCGCCATCGCTTTTTCTCTGGCTCTTGGCACGCTGGTCTGCATCATGCGCCTCTCCAGGCTCAAACCTCTGGAGTGGATATCCTGGACCTACATCGAATTCTTTCGCAACACGCCGCTTCTCGTTCAAATTTTCTTCTGGTATTTCGGTTCTTACACCATACTCCCTGAATTCGCGACCAATTGGCTCAACAGCGTTGACCAGGAATTCGCCTGCGGCGTCATCGCCCTGACATTTTACACCGGGGCCTTTATTGCCGAGGATCTGCGCTCGGGAATCTTTGCCATCCCCAAAACGCAACTCGAGGCATCGCGCGCCTGCGGGCTCACCTTCATTCAGGCCATGGGCTACGTCATTCTCCCTCAGGCTTTTAGAATCATAGTACCGCCGCTCATTTCCCAGTTCCTGAACCTCATCAAGAACTCGTCTCTGGTCATGACCATCGGCGTGGCCGAGTTGACCTACATGGCACGCCAGATCGAGGCTCACACTTTCCATGGCCTGGAGGCGTTCACGGTCACGACACTCATTTACCTGACTATTTCACTCACCGTTTCCTTCACCATCCAACAGTACAATCTGCGCGTTTTGCGCACGGCAAGGTAG
- a CDS encoding amino acid ABC transporter permease, with protein sequence MHWDVVWNNFGFFLWGAYPTGPLGGLAMSILMALGGIFGAFWLGLIIGVCRLSKRAALKYPAMVYIEIIRGTPLLMVIFWFYFLAPVLFGRSLPDWQSAILALIVFTSAYIAEIVRAGVLSLPKGQMEAARGSGLTHTQTMIHIILPQALFNMVPSFVNQFVSLTKDTSLAYIIGVGELTKAATQVNSRTMKAPFEIFLTVALLYFVICFVLTELSRRLETKINRYQARGR encoded by the coding sequence ATGCATTGGGATGTCGTCTGGAACAACTTTGGCTTCTTTCTCTGGGGCGCATACCCCACGGGTCCACTTGGCGGCCTGGCCATGTCCATCCTCATGGCCCTGGGCGGCATCTTCGGAGCCTTCTGGCTGGGGCTCATTATCGGCGTATGCAGACTCTCGAAGCGGGCTGCGCTCAAATATCCGGCCATGGTCTACATCGAAATCATCCGGGGAACCCCGCTTCTCATGGTGATCTTCTGGTTCTATTTCCTGGCTCCGGTACTTTTTGGACGCAGCCTGCCGGATTGGCAGTCGGCTATCTTGGCGCTCATCGTGTTCACCAGCGCCTACATTGCCGAAATCGTGCGTGCGGGCGTACTGTCCCTGCCCAAAGGGCAGATGGAGGCAGCGCGTGGTTCCGGGCTCACGCACACTCAGACCATGATCCACATCATCCTTCCCCAGGCGCTCTTCAACATGGTCCCGTCCTTCGTGAATCAGTTCGTCTCCCTCACCAAAGACACTTCCCTGGCCTATATCATCGGAGTCGGGGAACTCACCAAAGCGGCCACACAGGTGAACAGCCGGACCATGAAGGCCCCCTTCGAGATATTCCTGACCGTGGCCCTGCTCTATTTCGTGATTTGCTTTGTCTTAACTGAGCTTTCCAGGCGGCTTGAGACGAAGATTAATAGGTACCAGGCCAGGGGGAGGTAG